Proteins encoded together in one Coffea arabica cultivar ET-39 chromosome 2c, Coffea Arabica ET-39 HiFi, whole genome shotgun sequence window:
- the LOC113724026 gene encoding uncharacterized protein: protein MAKGVTSEPERIASSNLNNKPRYSKQHTRSSSSKISQFLHYSPKLSLYFLVTFTFLLILFQIQPLQIPSLPPTTNSWTFMSRWQNVINNTNLSTLAKQYCAKDLESTASKLRDAVTFLPLKDLRYTSSAQQGHTWFMSSMYDTHEEGEVQYQQFPSEASKGRLLCLKGRDTHEGAWNSYALAWPDTLPHNATLLKGLTFVSYNHYNYDNIWHGLSAMVPFVAWHIKNGCAAPTRWVLYHWGELRMKMGPWLRALMEATFGEPLYVEGFTHDQEVGGPDDHGNNDDDDDENPFCFEEAVVMRHNEGGMSRQRRIEVYDLLRCKARIYCNVSIEGMNAEADEKAGVPVIGMTMFMRTGARSFRNPSAVIAIFEKECNMVEACRFRVAYSYNLTFCEQVKLMSSTDILISPHGAQLTNMFLMDRNSSVLEFFPKGWLKLAGVGQYVYHWIASWSGMKHQGAWRDPDGEKCPYPEDDRRCMSIFKSGLIGHNQTYFSEWARNVLDDVKMRKMEELASLMKKNSANTKTTIVSGCPLQL from the exons ATGGCTAAGGGAGTAACCTCAGAACCAGAAAGAATCGCCAGCTCCAACCTAAACAACAAACCTCGTTACTCAAAGCAACATACCCGAAGTAGTAGCAGTAAAATCTCACAATTTCTTCACTACTCACCAAAGCTCTCTCTTTACTTCCTAGTCACCTTCACCTTCCTCCTCATTCTCTTCCAAATCCAACCCTTGCAGATCCCATCACTGCCCCCGACTACAAATTCGTGGACATTCATGAGCAGATGGCAAAATGTAATCAACAACACAAACTTATCAACTTTAGCCAAGCAATACTGCGCCAAAGATCTCGAATCCACGGCCTCGAAGCTTCGTGACGCGGTCACTTTCCTCCCGCTAAAGGACTTGCGTTACACGAGCTCGGCCCAGCAAGGCCACACGTGGTTCATGAGCTCCATGTACGATACACACGAGGAAGGTGAAGTCCAGTACCAACAATTCCCATCAGAGGCATCAAAAGGAAGACTTTTATGCCTCAAAGGTCGAGATACACATGAGGGTGCATGGAATTCCTATGCGCTTGCATGGCCTGATACTCTACCCCACAATGCCACCCTCCTGAAAGGGCTCACCTTCGTCTCGTACAACCACTACAACTACGACAACATTTGGCACGGCCTCTCGGCCATGGTGCCATTCGTAGCGTGGCATATCAAGAACGGTTGTGCAGCGCCGACGCGGTGGGTTTTGTACCACTGGGGTGAGCTGAGGATGAAAATGGGGCCCTGGTTGAGGGCTTTAATGGAAGCTACGTTCGGCGAACCGCTTTATGTTGAAGGGTTTACTCATGATCAGGAGGTAGGAGGGCCTGATGATCATGGTAATAATGATGACGATGATGATGAAAATCCATTTTGTTTTGAGGAAGCGGTGGTGATGAGACACAATGAAGGTGGGATGTCGAGGCAGAGGAGAATTGAGGTGTATGATCTGCTGAGGTGCAAGGCTAGGATTTACTGCAACGTGAGCATAGAGGGGATGAATGCCGAGGCTGATGAAAAGGCGGGTGTACCGGTGATTGGAATGACTATGTTCATGAGGACTGGAGCTAGATCATTCAGGAATCCTTCTGCTGTTATTGCCATCTTTGAGAAGGAATGCAACATGGTTGAGGCCTGCCGATTCAGGGTTGCTTATTCCTATAATCTCACATTCTGTGAGCAG GTGAAACTGATGAGTTCAACAGACATTTTAATCTCTCCACATGGGGCACAATTAACGAACATGTTCTTGATGGATAGAAACAGCAGCGTCTTGGAATTCTTCCCCAAAGGATGGCTAAAACTTGCTGGAGTAGGGCAATACGTCTACCACTGGATTGCTAGCTGGTCAGGGATGAAGCACCAGGGCGCATGGCGAGACCCTGATGGCGAAAAATGTCCCTATCCCGAAGATGACAGGCGCTGCATGTCCATCTTTAAGAGTGGCCTAATCGGCCATAACCAGACCTACTTTTCCGAATGGGCTAGAAATGTTCTCGACGATGTCAAGATGAGGAAGATGGAGGAATTAGCCTCATTAATGAAGAAGAACAGCGCCAACACCAAAACTACTATTGTTAGTGGATGCCCTTTGCAATTATGA
- the LOC113726605 gene encoding serine/threonine-protein kinase PEPKR2-like — MVVQGVAVYGSREPCKFGFSGCNMEYLGKKRKGAEVLVVRKKELSLTSLEISLSHLSLKDYSRRKRKCKEFIEKGDVGAGLNVVPGVVTAPPCGGSACLDPPARGLKRKIGCIDSATQLGRKKKIDQEYELGKVIGHGKFGYVMICTSKVTGEQFACKTLKKGEETVHREVEIMQHLSGHPGVVTLKAVYEDAESFHLVMELCSGGRLLDQMTNEGQYSEQRAAILIKELILVIRYCHEMGVVHRDIKPENILLTSSGQMKLADFGLAVRIVDGQSLTGVVGSPAYVAPEILVGDYSEKVDIWSAGILLHALLVGFLPFQGDSLENVFEAIKKDNLDFIGGVWECVSPSARDLLSCMLTRDVSNRFTAAEVLSHPWILFYTESTMKTHKILPSRKKQVNMTSRQLTANTGVESERNRSTILNSLYDDSRPTFSSYTSEKMLEGEDSALVDILAVAISHVRISEPKRSRLWSPVRPMQAECSSNMKAGSLCTAF; from the exons ATGGTTGTACAAGGGGTAGCTGTTTATGGTTCCAGGGAGCCTTGtaagtttggcttttctggttGCAACATGGAGTATttgggaaagaagagaaaaggggCGGAGGTTTTAGTTGTTAGGAAAAAAGAACTGTCACTGACTTCGCTAGAGATATCTCTCTCTCATTTGTCATTGAAAGATTACTCAAGGAGGAAGAGGAAGTGCAAGGAATTTATAGAGAAAGGTGATGTTGGTGCCGGATTGAATGTAGTTCCTGGAGTGGTCACCGCTCCTCCTTGTGGTGGTAGTGCTTGTCTGGACCCTCCAGCTAGGGGACTCAAAAGGAAAATTGGGTGCATTGATTCGGCCACTCAGttggggaggaagaagaagattgACCAGGAATATGAATTAGGGAAAGTTATAGGACATGGGAAATTTGGATATGTGATGATTTGTACGAGCAAAGTGACTGGGGAGCAGTTTGCTTGCAAGACTTTGAAGAAGGGGGAGGAGACTGTGCATCGTGAGGTAGAAATTATGCAGCATCTTTCTGGGCATCCAGGTGTTGTGACGTTAAAGGCTGTTTACGAGGATGCTGAGTCATTTCATCTGGTTATGGAGCTTTGCTCAGGAGGAAGGTTGCTTGATCAGATGACCAATGAAGGGCAGTACTCTGAACAGCGAGCTGCTATTTTAATTAAGGAATTGATTCTGGTCATCAGATATTGCCATGAGATGGGTGTTGTTCACCGAGACATAAAGCCTGAGAACATCCTGCTTACAAGCTCTGGACAGATGAAGCTTGCAGATTTTGGATTGGCTGTGAGAATTGTGGATG GTCAGAGCTTGACTGGTGTAGTTGGAAGCCCTGCTTATGTTGCCCCAGAAATTCTGGTGGGTGACTACTCGGAAAAGGTAGATATTTGGAGTGCTGGCATCCTCCTTCATGCACTGTTGGTTGGCTTTTTGCCATTTCAAGGTGATTCATTGGAAAACGTTTTTGAGGCTATCAAGAAGGACAACCTTGACTTTATTGGTGGAGTCTGGGAATGTGTGTCTCCATCTGCTCGTGATCTCCTTAGCTGCATGTTGACAAGGGATGTTTCAAATAGATTTACTGCAGCAGAAGTACTGA gtcATCCATGGATTTTGTTCTACACTGAATCCACAATGAAGACTCATAAGATCTTGCCAAGTAGGAAAAAACAGGTTAATATGACTTCAAGACAGTTGACTGCTAATACTGGAGTAGAGTCGGAGAGAAACAGATCAACAATTTTAAACTCACTCTATGATGACTCTAGACCTACTTTTTCCTCCTATACTTCAGAAAAGATGCTTGAAGGTGAAGATTCTGCTTTGGTTGATATTCTTGCTGTGGCAATCTCCCATGTAAGGATATCAGAGCCAAAGAGAAGCAGGCTTTGGAGCCCTGTTAGGCCAATGCAGGCGGAATGTTCCTCTAACATGAAGGCTGGCAGCCTCTGTACTGCATTTTGA
- the LOC113726606 gene encoding pentatricopeptide repeat-containing protein At5g09450, mitochondrial-like, translated as MAARSIFLTMARKLRRRTTAMRYFSTPSPSTSEVEVVACDQADEEKGSDSYSETTTNDDLKSRITRLRLPKRSATNVLHRWVSEGNRITISDLRQISKDLRKSQRYKHALEISEWMVAHDEFELSDSDYAVCIDLMTKVFGIDAAERYFEGLPPSAKTCETYTALLHSYAASKLTEKAEDLFDRIKESNLSLSALTYNELMTLYMSVGQLEKIPFIAEEMKRQKVAPDLFTYNLLVSSSAAGLNIDEARHILDEMGIQSGFSESWLRYVNLVKVYISSGHLVNCDFNSLVESEKGITQREWITYDFLIILYGGLGNKDKLDQIWKSLILTKQKMIGRNYACIISSYLILGHLKEVRDIIDQWKQSTTTDFDSTICNRILGGFVEVGLTERAATLHMLLTEKGCDNLMEL; from the exons ATGGCCGCCCGCTCCATCTTCCTCACTATGGCTCG TAAACTAAGGCGGAGGACGACTGCGATGCGATATTTCTCTACTCCTTCTCCTTCTACAAGCGAAGTTGAAGTTGTAGCATGTGATCAAGCAGATGAGGAGAAGGGTTCTGATTCTTATTCAGAAACTACGACGAATGATGATTTGAAGAGTAGAATAACGAGGCTTAGGCTCCCCAAAAGAAGCGCCACCAATGTCCTCCATAGATGGGTTAGTGAGGGCAACAGGATTACCATCTCCGACCTCCGTCAAATCTCCAAAGACCTTCGTAAATCTCAGCGCTATAAGCACGCCCTCGAG ATATCTGAATGGATGGTTGCACATGACGAGTTTGAACTATCTGACTCTGACTATGCTGTCTGCATTGACTTGATGACCAAAGTCTTTGGCATCGATGCTGCTGAGCGTTACTTTGAAGGTCTTCCTCCTTCTGCAAAAACTTGTGAGACATATACTGCTCTTCTGCACTCTTATGCCGCATCAAAACTCACAGAGAAGGCTGAGGACCTTTTTGACAGGATAAAGGAATCAAACCTTTCTCTGAGTGCACTCACTTACAATGAGTTGATGACACTATACATGTCAGTTGGGCAACTGGAGAAGATTCCCTTTATTGCAGAAGAAATGAAGCGACAGAAGGTTGCACCGGACCTATTTACTTATAATCTGTTAGTAAGTTCATCTGCTGCGGGCCTCAACATTGATGAGGCGAGACACATTCTTGATGAAATGGGGATTCAATCTGGTTTTAGTGAAAGTTGGTTGAGGTATGTGAACCTTGTAAAGGTTTACATTAGCTCAGGTCACCTTGTGAACTGTGATTTCAACTCTCTAGTCGAAAGCGAGAAGGGTATCACACAGAGAGAATGGATAACTTATGACTTCCTAATTATCCTGTATGGAGGCTTAGGAAACAAAGATAAACTTGATCAGATTTGGAAGTCTTTGATATTGACGAAGCAAAAAATGATTGGTCGAAACTATGCGTGCATAATTTCATcctatttgattcttgggcactTGAAAGAGGTGAGAGATATCATTGATCAGTGGAAGCAATCGACAACTACAGATTTTGATAGCACCATCTGCAACAGAATTCTTGGGGGTTTTGTGGAGGTTGGGTTGACCGAGAGAGCTGCTACTCTGCATATGCTTCTGACAGAAAAGGGGTGTGACAATTTGATGGAATTATAG
- the LOC113726608 gene encoding 2-oxoglutarate-dependent dioxygenase 19, translating to MASSVAPLLQPRDNFSSVKLLAESPSLDFIPSSYAYFNAHPHDSVASDPQVSIPVIDFSLLSSNNPDQRLQAIRDLGRACQDWGFFMVVNHGIPESLMNAIIDVTNEFFNLAEEEKMGYETKHVLDPIRYGTSFNTSKEQIFLWRDFLKVFVHPDFHCPRSPRVFSELLEEYAKRTRGVARELLGGISQSLGLEEGYIAKLLDFDSGVQIYVANYYPPCPQPELAMGIAPHSDHGLLTLLLQNGVGGLQIQHNGKWVNVNALPNSFLVNTGDHLEIVSNGKYKSILHRAVVNNKTKRISIAMANGPSFDACVAPASPLLTDSHGNQIPGLYAPMKFREYLERQQGNKLDGKSCLDRVKVSICTPQ from the exons ATGGCCTCATCAGTGGCGCCACTGCTTCAACCCCGAGATAATTTCTCAAGCGTTAAACTACTAGCAGAATCACCAAGCCTCGATTTCATCCCTTCTAGTTATGCTTACTTCAACGCCCACCCCCATGATTCTGTTGCTTCAGACCCTCAAGTTTCAATCCCCGTCATCGATTTTTCACTCCTTAGCTCCAACAATCCTGATCAGCGTCTTCAAGCTATCCGGGACCTTGGAAGAGCATGCCAAGATTGGGGTTTCTTCATG GTGGTGAATCATGGCATACCGGAAAGTCTGATGAATGCCATAATTGATGTTACCAACGAGTTTTTCAACTTGGCGGAGGAGGAGAAGATGGGATATGAAACTAAGCATGTGCTGGATCCCATCAGGTATGGCACCAGCTTCAATACTTCCAAAGAGCAAATCTTCTTGTGGAGGGACTTCCTCAAGGTCTTCGTCCATCCTGACTTTCATTGTCCTCGTAGCCCCAGAGTTTTCAG TGAACTTTTGGAGGAATACGCCAAGAGAACTCGAGGAGTCGCGAGGGAGTTGCTTGGAGGAATATCACAAAGCCTTGGTCTAGAAGAAGGATACATAGCAAAATTACTGGATTTCGATTCAGGTGTGCAGATATACGTAGCAAATTACTATCCGCCGTGTCCTCAGCCTGAGCTAGCAATGGGCATAGCCCCGCACTCGGATCATGGTCTCCTCACCCTTCTCCTACAAAATGGAGTGGGAGGGCTGCAAATCCAACACAACGGGAAATGGGTTAATGTCAATGCGCTTCCAAACTCTTTTCTGGTCAATACCGGTGACCACCTTGAG ATAGTGAGCAACGGGAAATACAAGAGTATTTTGCACAGAGCAGTGGTGAATAACAAAACCAAAAGAATTTCCATAGCCATGGCTAATGGTCCATCATTCGACGCATGTGTTGCCCCGGCCTCTCCCCTGCTGACCGACAGTCATGGTAATCAAATCCCAGGTTTGTACGCTCCAATGAAGTTCAGAGAGTATCTGGAGCGGCAACAAGGCAATAAACTTGATGGCAAATCCTGCTTGGATCGAGTCAAGGTCTCAATCTGTACTCCGCAGTGA